CGTCGTCCGCCTCGGGGGTCTCGCCGCGGGGCACCGAGCCCGCAAGCGCCTCGGTCTCAACCCGGTCGCCGCGTTTCGACACCAGCCGTTCGGGCGGGGCCCCGAAGAACGTGCCGCTGGTCCCGTCGCCGACGAGAAACCGGTAGCAGTTCGGGTAGCGTCGGCGCAGCCGCTCGACGGTCGCGGGGACGTCGATCGGTCCCTCGAGGTCGACCGACAGCGCCTGCGCGAGGACGACCTTCGTGAGCTCGCCGGCGTCGATCCGTTCGAGGGCGGTCTCGACCTGGGCCCGCCAGGACTCGATCGCGGTCGTCCGTCGGGTCTCGGCGACGCCCGGCCCCGACCCGCTGGGACGCATCGCCGGCAGCTCGAGCAGGCGCTCGTGCCAGTCCTCGAGCCGCCGCGTCGCGTCCTCGGCGTCGTTGGCGACCGCGGTGAGCCAGGTGCCGTCGTCGCTGCGCGTGACGAGCATCGCGGGAACGACGAAGGAAGCCGCCTCGAACCCGTGCCAGACGCCACCTGCGTCGTGGCCGTCGTGAAACGAGAAGCCGCCGAACGCGCGCGGACGAGCGACCACCGGGCCGCGGTGATCCAGGTCGTCGAACGCCGCCTCCGCCTGCGTTCGGATCTCGTCGAACCGCTCCGGGCCCCGTGCCCGAAAGCGAGCCGCGACGCCGCGACCGACGACCTCGAGCCCGTCGGGGGTCGCCCACTGCACCCGGCAGGCGTCGTCGGCCTCGACGACCGCGCCGAAGGAGACGTCCTCGAGCTCGCGGCTCCGGCTCGTCAGCCCGCCGCTGTCGGGCCGCGAATCGACGGCTGATTGTCGCCCGTCCAACGTTCTGTCCATCGAGGGAACGTCAGGACTGGCCCGCCTTCAGCCTAACTATTCGGCGGGGGAGACCCTAGCTGTACCGCTCCTCGTTCCAGGGATCGGCCGTCTCGGAGTAGCCGCGTCGCTCCCAGTAGCCCGGCTCGGGATCGGTAAGAAACTCGATCCCGTCGACCCACTTGGCGCCCTTGTAGGCGTACTTGTGGGGGGTGACGACCCGCAGCGGACCGCCGTGGTCGGCCGGCAGCTCCTCGCCGTCGTACGCCCAGGTCAGCAACACCTCCTCGCGCAGACAGTCCTCGAGCGGGAGGTCGGTCGTGTAGTCGTCCAGCGCCGAGAACATGACGTGGACGGCGTCGTCCCGCACCCCGGCGCGCTCGGCCAGCTCCGTGAAGGGGACGCCCGTGAACTCGCAGTCGAACTTGCTCCAGCCGGTGACACAGTGGAAGTCCTGGCGCTGGGTCACGGCCGGGAGCGCCCGGAACTCTTCCCAGGACAGGGAGAGTTCGTCCTCGACCGCGCCGGTGACGGTAAACTCCCAGGTGTCGGGATCGAACTCCGGCGTGCCGCTCTTCGAAAGCACCGGGAACGCCGTCGTCTCGCGCTGGCCCGGCGGGAGGCGTTCGTCGCCGAACTCGTGGTAAAGATCCGTGACGTCAGTTACGTCGCTCATACGTTACGCCAGGAGTCGTGCTCACGTAGGTCTGACGTTGCGGCGTCGGCGCGGTCGGCGGGACCACCCGGCTCGAACGCGGCGCCATCGGCGCGAAACGAAATCTGCGGTACCGCTGACGGCGGTCCGAACGAAACTCGATGAAACGGTTGAAACAATCCGTTAATCGGGCGGTGCGTCGTGAAACCCTCGCCACCGCTTAGTTCGGCCTCGTCGACGACCGCACCGTATGGAAAACAAACAGCAGCTGACGGAACGGGAGCTGTCCGACGGGACGGCCGAGGAGGTCGGCAAGCAAGCGATGGGGCCCGCGTTCCTGGCGGCCGTCGCCTCGGTGGGCCTCTCGTGGTACTACTTCTTCGCACGCGGCGACCGGGAGCGAGGGATCTTCGTCGGGCTCTGGCCGCCGACGATCCTCGCGTTCGCGAGCTACTTCAATCAGCGGAAGATGCGCAAACAGATGGACTCGATCACCCAGCCCGGAACGACGATCAAAAGCGCCATCGACTCGATGATGGGCAACAAGTAGCGGCGCCGAGCGGACGATACCGACATCACGAACGGGCGCGCGACGACACGGCACCGAAAACAATAGTTCCGCGCGAGGAACTTTTTCTTTCCCGACGGCGTACATTCCCCGTCAAAGCTAAATACCCCCTCGCCGAAAGCCGAATCAGATGCCGAAAGTAGAGATCACCATCCCCGAACATCTCGAGATGCAGATCGCGCAGATGGTCGAGCGGGGCGAGTTCGTCAACCGAGAGGAAGCGATCGAGGACCTCCTGTCGACGGGTATCAAGGCGTACAAGACGAGCGGACCGATGGAAGACGAGGACGAGGGTATGGGCGGTGGCCTCGAGGACGACGGCATGATGGGCCACGACGACGAGTACGTCTTCTAAAACGCCACCAGCGGAATCCCGAACGCGATCAGGAGACCGACGACCATGATCGCGAAGCCGACACCGACGTCGCGGGTGCTGTAGTCGCTCATCGGTGCAGTCGTCCGTTCGTCCTCGAGGTCGTGGCCGACGTCCGCTGCCGAGTCGTGATCCACGGCGGGATCTGTTTCGCTGTCGTCTGCCATACCCGCGCCTTCTCGGCTCGGGGCCTTAAATACACCTACAGCGGACGGAGTCGCCGTTCCGCAACAGGTTATCCAAAAGAACTTACCGAGCTGTTGAGCAGTTTTGTGCATGTCCTCCAGCTTCCCGTCTCGACGGCAGTTACTGGCCGCCGGGAGCTGTCTCCCCGCGGTGCTCGCCGGCTGTGCCGGCCCCGGCGAGTCGTCGACGACCCACAACACCACCGACGGCGGCGAGCCGATGGCGTCGGACGAGTACGACTCGCTGACGCTGCGTGCCGACGACGACGTAGTGTTCGTCTATCCGAACGACGATCCT
This genomic window from Natronococcus occultus SP4 contains:
- a CDS encoding isochorismate synthase — encoded protein: MDRTLDGRQSAVDSRPDSGGLTSRSRELEDVSFGAVVEADDACRVQWATPDGLEVVGRGVAARFRARGPERFDEIRTQAEAAFDDLDHRGPVVARPRAFGGFSFHDGHDAGGVWHGFEAASFVVPAMLVTRSDDGTWLTAVANDAEDATRRLEDWHERLLELPAMRPSGSGPGVAETRRTTAIESWRAQVETALERIDAGELTKVVLAQALSVDLEGPIDVPATVERLRRRYPNCYRFLVGDGTSGTFFGAPPERLVSKRGDRVETEALAGSVPRGETPEADDDHAERMLDSEKLRREHGLVAEAIRDQLAPLASELTVAERTIRRLATIQHLQTPIEATLEADRHVLELVEALHPTPAVGGVPPGTALETIRETESFDRGWYAAPIGWFDAAGDGEFAVGIRSGLATDETVTLFAGNGIVADSDPEEEWEEVQLKFRPVLDELK
- a CDS encoding sulfite oxidase-like oxidoreductase, whose protein sequence is MSDVTDVTDLYHEFGDERLPPGQRETTAFPVLSKSGTPEFDPDTWEFTVTGAVEDELSLSWEEFRALPAVTQRQDFHCVTGWSKFDCEFTGVPFTELAERAGVRDDAVHVMFSALDDYTTDLPLEDCLREEVLLTWAYDGEELPADHGGPLRVVTPHKYAYKGAKWVDGIEFLTDPEPGYWERRGYSETADPWNEERYS
- a CDS encoding ribbon-helix-helix domain-containing protein → MPKVEITIPEHLEMQIAQMVERGEFVNREEAIEDLLSTGIKAYKTSGPMEDEDEGMGGGLEDDGMMGHDDEYVF
- a CDS encoding DUF7550 family protein — protein: MADDSETDPAVDHDSAADVGHDLEDERTTAPMSDYSTRDVGVGFAIMVVGLLIAFGIPLVAF